A genomic segment from Phalacrocorax aristotelis chromosome 16, bGulAri2.1, whole genome shotgun sequence encodes:
- the LOC142065491 gene encoding LOW QUALITY PROTEIN: alpha-N-acetylgalactosaminide alpha-2,6-sialyltransferase 1-like (The sequence of the model RefSeq protein was modified relative to this genomic sequence to represent the inferred CDS: inserted 2 bases in 1 codon; deleted 1 base in 1 codon; substituted 1 base at 1 genomic stop codon) codes for MIQLYLSKQYHFHSYSFKVFLQILFVESVVLTCSASVKAKAAKSDWLXDLLPNITLFTDKRYFSDTEWGRLEHFAGLYGFLELNYSLVEEVMSLPPPNPHQQLLLATSHSSMPICISCAVVGNGGILNNSGIGQETDSHDYVFRVRRAVIIGCEKDVGKTSFYGFTADCLVSFLQISGHRGFSNIPHRKHVRYIHFPTGARDXEWLKALVLNRNIRKGFLNHYRFLKSEGLEKPYCWLYRPTMLTALHLCDWARNRRMEQPELDTSAWLPSMERVLLRCVALEQPWLTECCGSVAEAYASSRSAQKSQCW; via the exons ATGATACAGTTGTACCTGTCAAAGCAGTACCACTTCCACAGCTACAGCTTCAAAGTTTTCTTACAGATCCTGTTTGTTGAGAGTGTTGTTCT gaccTGCTCTGCATCAGTGAAGGCCAAAGCTGCCAAGTCTGACTGGCTGTGAGATCTCCTGCCCAACATCACGCTCTTCACAGACAAGAGGTACTTCAGTGACACTGAGTGGGGCCGCCTGGAGCATTTTGCAGGCCTGTATGGCTTCCTCGAGCTGAATTATTCAC TGGTGGAGGAGGTCATGTCCCTGCCGCCCCCAAatccccaccagcagctcctcctggccaccagccacagcagcatgCCAATATGCATTAGCTGTGCTGTCGTGGGGAATGGAGGAATATTGAATAACTCTGGGATAGGCCAGGAGACTGACTCCCATGACTATGTCTTCCG GGTGAGGAGGGCTGTAATCATAGGTTGTGAA AAAGATGTGGGAAAAACCTCCTTTTATGGATTCACAGCCGACTGCCTGGTGTCCTTTCTCCAGATCTCGGGACACAGAGGGTTCAGCAACATCCCGCACAGAAAA CATGTCAGATACATTCACTTCCCGACGGGAGCTAGAGA TGAGTGGCTGAAGGCTCTTGTGCTCAACAGGAACATCAGGAAAGGATTCTTGAATCACTACAG gtttttaaaatctgaaggtCTGGAAAAGCCCTACTGTTGGCTGTACAGACCCACAATGCTGACTGCCCTCCACCTCTGTGACTGG gcaaGGAACCGACGCATGGAGCAGCCAGAGCTGGACACCAGCGCCTGGCTTCCCAGCATGGAGCGTGTTCTCCTCCGATGCGTCGCTCTCGAGCAGCCGTGGCTGACTGAGTGCTGTGGGAGTGTAGCAGAGGCATATGCCAGCTCCAGGTCGGCACAGAAATCCCAGTGCTGGTGA